One region of Bacillus zhangzhouensis genomic DNA includes:
- a CDS encoding Xaa-Pro peptidase family protein has protein sequence MNRMKSLSSWLKKKDIQGAFIHTKENVFYLSGYFTEPHERVMGLFVFQEAEPFFILPKMEVEQAKNAGWSGDIIGYEDHENPFDFIQSAFEKRGVQAARLAIEKESIPLQRAEQLQAVTGAETFVRAEDELNQLRLIKDESEIATLKKAAQMADEGVKIGVNALQEGITETEVLAVIEYELKKKGIQGMSFSTMVLFGEKSGEPHGNPGQAVLKKGDFVLFDLGVIVDGYCSDITRTFIYQEASEKQKDIYQTVLNAEMAALEMSKPGVRIGDLDLKARGLITEAGYGEYFPHRLGHGLGVSVHEFPSMSKANDDLLQEGMVFTIEPGIYVPGVGGVRIEDDVLITADGPVTLTNYPKELTIIK, from the coding sequence ATGAACCGAATGAAGAGCTTGTCTTCTTGGCTTAAGAAAAAAGACATTCAAGGTGCATTTATACATACTAAGGAAAATGTGTTTTATCTATCTGGATACTTCACAGAGCCGCATGAAAGAGTGATGGGGCTGTTTGTGTTTCAAGAGGCAGAACCATTTTTTATTTTGCCTAAAATGGAAGTCGAGCAGGCAAAAAATGCAGGATGGTCCGGCGATATCATTGGATATGAAGATCATGAGAATCCATTTGATTTCATTCAATCAGCGTTCGAAAAACGAGGTGTTCAAGCGGCGCGTCTTGCGATTGAAAAAGAATCGATACCGCTTCAAAGAGCAGAGCAGCTCCAAGCTGTCACCGGGGCAGAAACTTTCGTCCGGGCTGAAGATGAGCTCAATCAGCTCAGACTGATTAAAGATGAATCTGAAATTGCTACATTGAAAAAAGCGGCTCAAATGGCGGATGAAGGTGTAAAAATAGGGGTTAACGCCTTACAAGAAGGAATCACAGAAACAGAAGTGCTCGCTGTCATTGAATATGAACTAAAGAAAAAAGGCATTCAAGGCATGTCCTTTTCCACCATGGTTCTCTTTGGTGAAAAATCAGGCGAGCCTCATGGAAATCCAGGGCAGGCAGTCTTAAAAAAAGGCGATTTTGTGTTATTTGACCTTGGCGTCATTGTAGATGGATATTGCTCAGACATTACAAGAACATTCATCTACCAGGAAGCTTCTGAAAAACAAAAAGACATTTATCAAACCGTCTTAAATGCAGAAATGGCAGCACTTGAAATGAGTAAGCCCGGCGTGAGAATCGGTGATCTTGACTTAAAAGCTCGCGGGCTGATCACAGAAGCGGGATATGGTGAATATTTCCCGCATCGCCTCGGACATGGGTTAGGGGTTTCTGTTCATGAGTTTCCTTCTATGAGCAAGGCAAATGACGACCTTCTGCAAGAAGGTATGGTGTTTACGATTGAACCAGGAATTTATGTGCCGGGAGTCGGCGGCGTAAGAATTGAAGATGATGTTCTCATTACGGCAGATGGTCCAGTCACCTTAACCAATTATCCGAAAGAGCTGACGATCATTAAGTAA
- a CDS encoding transcription antiterminator, whose amino-acid sequence MVSFTVDKALNNNVIIARHFSLGEVVLIGKGIGFGKKSGDVLDQDVFEKMFVLKNTKEQIEYKLLLHHIDENMIELANDVIYHIREKMGQRLNEHIHVALTDHIAFSFKRVQQGYDITNPFMLETQSLYPKEYEVAKEVIELINERPDVETKLPEGEIGFIALHIHSALTNRPLSEVNRHSQLITQMIQVIEDSFHMKVDRESIHYLRLLRHITFSIERIKRGESLEEPEKLLHLLKNEYPLCYNTAWKMIKILQHALKKPVQDAEAVYLTLHLYRLTKKIS is encoded by the coding sequence ATGGTTTCCTTCACCGTTGATAAAGCGTTAAATAATAATGTCATCATTGCAAGACACTTTTCTTTGGGCGAAGTGGTTCTGATTGGGAAAGGGATTGGCTTTGGGAAAAAATCGGGGGATGTTCTTGATCAAGACGTGTTTGAAAAAATGTTTGTGTTAAAAAACACGAAGGAACAAATAGAATATAAACTACTGCTTCATCATATTGATGAGAACATGATCGAGCTTGCTAATGACGTCATTTATCATATACGGGAAAAAATGGGACAGCGCTTGAATGAGCATATTCATGTTGCGCTGACCGACCATATTGCGTTTAGTTTTAAGCGGGTGCAGCAAGGCTATGATATCACGAACCCTTTTATGCTTGAGACGCAATCGCTATACCCAAAAGAATACGAGGTCGCAAAGGAAGTCATTGAACTGATTAACGAGCGGCCAGATGTCGAAACGAAGCTGCCAGAAGGAGAAATTGGCTTTATAGCGCTCCATATCCATTCAGCTCTGACGAATCGGCCGTTATCTGAGGTAAATCGTCACTCGCAGCTCATTACACAAATGATCCAAGTCATCGAAGATTCATTTCATATGAAAGTAGACAGAGAAAGTATTCATTATTTACGCTTATTACGCCATATTACGTTTTCAATTGAGCGTATCAAACGGGGAGAATCATTAGAGGAGCCGGAAAAATTGCTTCATCTATTGAAAAATGAATATCCTTTATGCTACAATACTGCTTGGAAAATGATCAAAATTTTGCAGCATGCATTGAAAAAGCCTGTACAGGATGCTGAGGCCGTCTACCTGACACTTCATCTGTACAGATTGACAAAAAAAATTTCATAG
- the ptsG gene encoding glucose-specific PTS transporter subunit IIBC, giving the protein MFKSLFGVLQKIGRALMLPVAILPAAGILLALGNAMQNPQLIDVAQFLSNDTIQLVASVMENAGNIVFSNLPLLFAVGVAIGLANGDGVAGIAAIIGYLVMNVTMSAVLMANGSIPSDSIKLAKFFKESHPAYINMLGIPTLSTGVFGGIIVGVLAAYMYNKFYKIELPQYLGFFAGKRFVPIVTSVSALILGLLMLVIWPPIQGALNSFSTGLLAANEPLAALVFGVIERSLIPFGLHHIFYSPFWYEFFSYKSLSGELVRGDQRIFMAQIKDGVQLTAGTFMTGKYPFMMFGLPAAALAIYHEAKPKNKKIVAGIMGSAALTSFLTGITEPLEFSFLFVAPVLFAIHCLFAGLSFMIMDILNVKIGMTFSGGLIDFFLFGILPNRTAWWLVIPVGLVLAVIYYFGFRFAIRKFNLQTPGREDEAADGASETKSEKGNDLPYEILEAMGDQENIKHLDACITRLRVTVNDQKKVDKDRLKKLGASGVLEVGNNIQAIFGPRSDNLKTQMQDIIAGRTPRPAKDPSAKEEVSQQVEEVIAKPLQNEQGEEIFASPITGVLHPITDVPDQVFSGKMMGDGFAILPTDGTVVSPVKGKILNVFPTKHAIGLQSDGGLEILIHFGIDTVSLKGEGFEAFVQEGDQVEIGQKLLEVDIDKIKTEVPSLMTPIVFTNLSEGQFIDLQESGDIKAGQENFMKISK; this is encoded by the coding sequence GTGTTTAAATCACTTTTTGGTGTGTTGCAAAAAATTGGACGAGCACTCATGCTTCCAGTTGCGATTCTTCCTGCTGCCGGTATTTTACTCGCACTTGGGAATGCGATGCAAAATCCGCAGCTGATTGATGTCGCTCAATTTTTAAGCAATGATACAATTCAGCTTGTTGCAAGTGTCATGGAGAATGCGGGGAACATCGTCTTCTCGAATCTTCCACTTTTATTTGCTGTAGGGGTTGCCATCGGTCTTGCCAATGGAGACGGTGTGGCAGGGATTGCCGCTATCATCGGTTACCTTGTCATGAACGTAACGATGAGTGCCGTATTAATGGCCAACGGATCCATTCCATCCGATTCCATCAAATTGGCTAAGTTCTTCAAGGAAAGCCATCCAGCATATATTAATATGCTCGGTATACCGACCTTGTCTACCGGCGTTTTTGGCGGGATTATCGTCGGGGTATTAGCCGCTTATATGTATAATAAATTTTACAAAATTGAACTCCCGCAATATCTTGGCTTCTTTGCTGGTAAACGTTTTGTTCCAATCGTCACTTCTGTTTCAGCACTTATTTTAGGGCTATTGATGCTAGTCATTTGGCCGCCAATCCAAGGTGCACTGAACTCATTTTCAACAGGACTGCTTGCAGCGAATGAGCCGCTGGCTGCCCTTGTATTCGGTGTCATTGAACGCTCATTAATTCCGTTTGGTCTGCACCACATTTTCTACTCGCCATTCTGGTATGAGTTCTTTAGCTATAAGAGCTTATCAGGAGAGCTTGTCCGTGGTGACCAGCGTATTTTCATGGCGCAAATCAAAGATGGTGTGCAGCTGACAGCTGGTACATTCATGACTGGGAAATATCCGTTCATGATGTTCGGTCTTCCAGCAGCAGCACTTGCGATTTACCATGAAGCAAAACCAAAGAATAAAAAGATTGTAGCAGGAATTATGGGATCAGCGGCCCTAACTTCTTTCCTTACAGGAATTACTGAACCGCTTGAATTCTCATTCTTGTTTGTTGCACCAGTATTATTTGCGATTCACTGTCTATTCGCTGGATTATCTTTTATGATAATGGATATTCTAAACGTGAAAATCGGGATGACCTTTTCAGGAGGGTTAATTGACTTCTTCCTATTTGGTATCCTGCCAAATAGAACTGCTTGGTGGCTTGTCATTCCAGTAGGTCTCGTACTTGCAGTCATTTACTACTTCGGATTTAGATTCGCTATTCGCAAATTTAATCTGCAAACGCCAGGCCGCGAGGATGAAGCAGCAGATGGAGCAAGTGAGACGAAGTCTGAAAAAGGTAATGACTTGCCTTACGAAATCCTTGAAGCAATGGGTGATCAAGAAAACATTAAGCACCTTGATGCTTGTATTACGCGTTTACGTGTTACTGTCAATGATCAGAAGAAAGTGGATAAAGACCGCTTGAAAAAGCTTGGCGCTTCTGGTGTTCTCGAAGTAGGGAACAACATCCAGGCCATTTTCGGCCCGCGCTCGGATAATTTAAAAACACAAATGCAGGACATTATTGCAGGCCGCACGCCTCGTCCAGCGAAAGACCCTTCTGCAAAAGAAGAAGTCAGCCAGCAGGTCGAAGAAGTCATTGCAAAGCCGCTTCAAAATGAGCAAGGGGAAGAAATTTTTGCTTCACCAATTACAGGGGTGCTTCATCCAATTACAGATGTACCAGATCAAGTATTCTCAGGGAAAATGATGGGCGACGGTTTCGCCATCTTGCCAACAGATGGAACGGTGGTTTCACCGGTAAAAGGGAAAATCTTAAATGTGTTCCCGACGAAACACGCCATTGGCCTGCAGTCTGACGGTGGACTTGAAATTTTGATCCACTTCGGAATTGATACGGTCAGCCTCAAAGGAGAAGGATTTGAAGCATTTGTACAAGAGGGAGATCAAGTAGAAATCGGTCAAAAGCTTTTAGAGGTTGATATAGATAAAATTAAGACTGAAGTACCATCTTTGATGACACCCATTGTATTTACCAACTTAAGTGAAGGACAATTTATTGATCTTCAAGAATCAGGTGACATCAAAGCTGGACAAGAAAACTTCATGAAAATTTCAAAATAA
- a CDS encoding phosphocarrier protein HPr, translated as MAQQTFKVTADSGIHARPATVLVQTASKYDADINLEYNGKTVNLKSIMGVMSLGIAKGATITISASGSDENDALAALKDTMKSEGLGE; from the coding sequence ATGGCTCAACAAACATTCAAAGTAACTGCAGATTCTGGGATTCACGCACGTCCTGCAACAGTTCTTGTACAAACTGCTAGTAAATATGATGCTGATATCAACTTAGAATATAATGGTAAAACAGTGAACCTGAAATCTATTATGGGTGTAATGTCTCTAGGAATTGCAAAAGGTGCTACAATCACAATCTCTGCCTCTGGTTCTGATGAAAATGATGCACTTGCTGCGCTTAAAGACACAATGAAAAGTGAAGGCCTAGGCGAGTAA
- the ptsP gene encoding phosphoenolpyruvate--protein phosphotransferase yields MQQLKGIGASAGVAIAKAYRLEEPDLTVHQKDINNPETEVKRFEEAIHVSKQELEAIKEHALKELGQDKADIFSAHLLVLSDPELLNPVKDKIKSDKVNAEFALKETATMFVTMFEAMDNEYMKERAADIRDVTKRVTGHLLGVDIPNPSMISEEVIIIAEDLTPSDTAQLNRQFVKGFATDIGGRTSHSAIMARSMEIPAVVGTKEATKTVKNDDLIIVDGISGDVIIQPSEDEVKAYQKKHGDYLAQKAEWAKLVDQPTVTKDGVHVELAANIGTPEDVQGVLENGGEAVGLYRTEFLYMGRDQLPTEEEQFDAYKTVLEKMEGKAVVVRTLDIGGDKELPYLQLPKEMNPFLGYRAIRLCLEEQEIFRTQLRALLRASTYGNLKIMFPMIATLSEFREAKAILLEEKEALVAAGTDVSDSIEIGMMVEIPSTAVIADQFAKEVDFFSIGTNDLIQYTMAADRMNERVSYLYQPYNPAILRLITLVIEAAHKEGKWVGMCGEMAGDEIAIPLLLGLGLDEFSMSATSILPARTQLSKLSKEEAASFKEHILSLSTTEEVVDFVKKTFQQN; encoded by the coding sequence ATGCAGCAACTGAAAGGAATCGGTGCTTCAGCAGGTGTTGCGATTGCAAAAGCATATCGTCTGGAAGAACCAGATTTAACAGTTCACCAAAAAGACATCAACAATCCAGAGACAGAAGTGAAGCGTTTTGAAGAAGCAATTCATGTTTCTAAACAAGAACTTGAAGCAATTAAAGAACATGCGCTAAAAGAGCTTGGCCAAGACAAAGCAGATATCTTTTCTGCCCATCTTCTTGTGTTAAGTGATCCTGAACTGCTCAACCCAGTAAAGGATAAAATCAAATCTGATAAAGTAAATGCTGAATTTGCTCTAAAAGAAACAGCGACGATGTTTGTCACAATGTTCGAAGCAATGGACAATGAATACATGAAGGAACGTGCAGCGGATATTCGCGACGTAACAAAACGTGTGACTGGACATTTGCTGGGCGTTGACATTCCAAACCCAAGCATGATTTCTGAAGAAGTCATCATCATTGCTGAAGATTTAACACCTTCTGATACTGCTCAGCTGAACAGACAATTTGTCAAAGGCTTTGCGACAGATATCGGCGGTCGTACTTCTCATTCAGCGATCATGGCAAGATCCATGGAGATTCCAGCAGTTGTTGGGACAAAAGAAGCAACAAAAACGGTGAAAAACGATGATCTCATCATTGTGGATGGTATTAGCGGAGACGTCATCATTCAGCCTTCTGAAGATGAAGTGAAAGCGTATCAAAAAAAGCATGGAGACTACTTAGCTCAAAAAGCGGAATGGGCGAAACTTGTTGACCAGCCAACGGTTACAAAAGACGGTGTTCACGTAGAGCTAGCTGCAAATATTGGAACACCTGAAGATGTACAAGGTGTACTTGAAAATGGCGGCGAAGCAGTCGGATTGTACCGTACTGAATTTTTATACATGGGCAGAGACCAGCTTCCTACAGAAGAAGAACAGTTCGATGCGTATAAAACAGTTTTAGAGAAGATGGAAGGAAAAGCAGTGGTTGTCCGCACACTAGATATCGGTGGCGATAAAGAACTTCCTTACTTGCAGCTTCCAAAAGAAATGAACCCGTTCCTTGGCTATAGAGCCATTCGCCTTTGCCTGGAAGAACAGGAGATTTTCAGAACACAACTACGCGCCTTACTTCGTGCAAGTACATATGGAAACTTGAAAATCATGTTCCCTATGATTGCGACATTATCAGAATTTAGAGAAGCAAAAGCCATTTTACTTGAAGAAAAAGAAGCATTGGTTGCCGCTGGTACAGACGTTTCTGATTCCATTGAAATCGGAATGATGGTAGAAATTCCATCAACAGCTGTCATTGCAGACCAATTTGCAAAAGAAGTAGATTTCTTCAGTATTGGAACGAATGATTTGATTCAATACACAATGGCTGCTGACCGAATGAACGAACGAGTGTCTTATCTTTACCAGCCTTACAACCCAGCAATTTTACGCCTCATTACGCTTGTGATTGAAGCAGCGCATAAAGAGGGTAAATGGGTCGGTATGTGCGGTGAGATGGCAGGGGATGAAATCGCAATCCCTCTTCTACTTGGATTAGGATTAGACGAATTCTCAATGAGTGCAACATCTATTCTTCCAGCTAGAACGCAGCTAAGCAAGCTTTCTAAGGAAGAAGCTGCATCATTTAAAGAGCATATTTTATCACTTAGTACAACAGAAGAAGTTGTTGATTTTGTTAAGAAAACGTTTCAACAAAACTAA
- a CDS encoding transcriptional regulator, whose translation MEVARLPFSNYKPGDQVYVIYRNPHAANVAQIKEAEIVSHPYNEEELALFLLETYHPLAPDDAVFPTYEEAEALYQDLFE comes from the coding sequence ATGGAGGTGGCCAGATTGCCTTTCTCAAACTATAAACCGGGTGATCAAGTATATGTGATTTATCGAAATCCACATGCTGCAAATGTAGCACAAATTAAAGAAGCGGAAATTGTTTCACATCCATACAACGAAGAAGAGCTTGCCTTATTTTTACTTGAAACGTATCATCCATTAGCACCTGATGATGCTGTTTTTCCAACATATGAAGAAGCAGAAGCTCTTTATCAAGACTTGTTTGAATAA
- the splB gene encoding spore photoproduct lyase encodes MIKPFVPQLVYIEPRALEYPLGRELKEKFEGMGIEIRETTSHNQVRNIPGKNDLQKYRNAKSTLVIGVRKTLKFDSSKPSAEYAIPFATGCMGHCHYCYLQTTMGSKPYIRTYVNVEEILDQAEQYMNERAPDITRFEASCTSDIVGIDHLTHTLKRAIEYFGQTELGKLRFVTKFHHVDHLLDAKHNGRTRFRFSVNADYVIKYFEPGTSPLDQRIEAAVKVAEAGYPLGFIIAPIYIHEGWQEGYKVLFEKLDASLPEDVRDDITFEMIQHRFTKPAKRVIQKNYPKSKLELDEEKRRYKWGRYGIGKYIYQKDEEQELRETLALYIDQYFPSAKIEYFT; translated from the coding sequence ATGATCAAACCTTTCGTTCCCCAGCTTGTTTACATTGAACCCCGGGCATTAGAGTACCCGTTAGGACGAGAGCTGAAGGAAAAGTTCGAGGGTATGGGAATCGAAATAAGAGAAACGACCTCACACAACCAGGTAAGAAATATTCCGGGAAAAAATGACCTGCAAAAGTATCGTAATGCGAAGTCAACGCTTGTCATTGGTGTGAGAAAGACATTGAAGTTTGACTCGTCTAAACCATCTGCAGAGTATGCGATTCCATTTGCAACAGGATGTATGGGACATTGTCATTATTGCTATTTGCAAACAACAATGGGAAGTAAGCCGTACATTCGAACGTACGTCAATGTAGAAGAAATATTAGATCAGGCTGAGCAATACATGAACGAGCGAGCGCCGGATATCACGAGATTTGAAGCATCTTGTACTTCAGACATCGTAGGAATTGACCATTTGACACATACACTCAAACGAGCGATTGAATACTTCGGGCAGACCGAGTTAGGAAAACTTCGCTTTGTCACGAAATTCCATCATGTCGATCATCTGTTAGATGCAAAGCATAATGGCCGGACAAGATTCCGTTTTAGTGTCAATGCTGATTATGTCATTAAATATTTCGAGCCTGGAACATCACCGCTTGATCAGCGGATTGAAGCGGCTGTAAAAGTAGCAGAGGCTGGCTATCCTCTAGGCTTTATTATTGCGCCAATCTACATACACGAAGGCTGGCAGGAAGGATATAAAGTTCTATTCGAAAAGCTCGATGCATCCCTTCCTGAAGATGTGAGAGACGATATCACCTTTGAGATGATTCAGCATCGCTTTACAAAACCAGCAAAGCGTGTGATTCAAAAAAACTACCCGAAATCAAAATTAGAATTAGATGAAGAAAAAAGACGATACAAGTGGGGCAGGTATGGGATTGGGAAATATATCTACCAAAAAGATGAGGAACAAGAACTGAGAGAGACGTTAGCATTATATATTGATCAGTACTTTCCATCCGCAAAAATTGAATATTTTACTTAA